A section of the Arcobacter roscoffensis genome encodes:
- a CDS encoding GspE/PulE family protein encodes MNINEVHNLNLIPYELDNYSTALKNYVLFTKIDEKVVIAISSEHMSLSLDYLSKLNYEHEIVFLDEISYEKLYNKFLEIKTDSEMSAIQQEQEDATLEDEDFSMSDFLKVGSDILTSEESAPIIKFVNSLFYQAIKKKSSDIHIEMHEFKAEVRYRVDGVLVKHIELDKNIMSLVISRIKVISNLDISEKRVPQDGRTQIKIAGKTLDIRVSILPTFYGERVVMRILMQSEDILSVQELGFPTYITKELEGVLQNSYGMVLVTGPTGSGKSTTLHSLLHQVVSDEKNIITVEDPVEYKSNEFSQIQVNTKVGLTFASGLRSILRQDPDIIMVGEIRDSETASIAVQSALTGHLLFSTLHTNRAPAAITRLIDMGVEKFLISSSLLAVLAQRLVRKLCDDCKQEDNSEGSHKVFGLDSSTNIYKANGCKSCNFTGYSGRIAIGELFVIDEDIKEYLKGEVDDSTLMKKALANGMISLDKQLKLMLEAGDTSVDEAIRIGIK; translated from the coding sequence ATGAATATAAATGAAGTTCACAATTTAAATCTTATTCCTTATGAGTTAGATAACTACTCAACTGCTTTAAAAAACTATGTTCTTTTTACAAAGATTGATGAAAAAGTAGTTATTGCTATTTCAAGTGAGCATATGAGTTTATCTTTGGATTATTTATCAAAACTAAATTATGAGCATGAGATAGTATTTTTAGATGAAATATCTTATGAAAAGCTTTATAATAAGTTCTTAGAAATAAAAACAGATAGCGAAATGAGTGCAATTCAGCAAGAGCAAGAAGATGCAACTTTGGAGGATGAAGATTTCTCTATGAGTGATTTCTTAAAAGTTGGAAGTGATATTTTAACCTCAGAAGAATCAGCTCCTATTATTAAGTTTGTAAATTCACTTTTCTATCAAGCAATTAAGAAAAAATCATCAGATATTCATATAGAAATGCATGAGTTTAAAGCTGAGGTTAGATATAGAGTTGATGGTGTTTTAGTTAAGCATATAGAACTTGATAAAAATATCATGTCTTTAGTAATCTCAAGAATTAAAGTTATTTCAAATCTTGATATTAGTGAAAAAAGAGTTCCTCAAGATGGTAGAACACAAATAAAGATTGCAGGTAAGACTTTGGATATTAGGGTTTCTATTCTTCCAACTTTTTATGGTGAGCGAGTTGTTATGAGGATTCTTATGCAAAGTGAGGATATATTAAGTGTTCAAGAGTTAGGTTTTCCTACATATATAACTAAAGAGCTTGAAGGTGTTCTTCAAAACTCTTATGGAATGGTATTAGTAACAGGACCTACAGGAAGTGGTAAATCAACAACTTTACACTCACTATTACATCAAGTTGTAAGCGATGAAAAAAATATCATAACAGTTGAAGATCCAGTTGAGTATAAATCAAATGAATTCTCTCAAATACAAGTAAATACAAAAGTAGGGCTTACTTTCGCATCAGGACTTAGATCTATTTTAAGGCAAGACCCTGATATTATTATGGTAGGGGAGATTAGAGATAGTGAAACTGCTTCAATTGCAGTTCAATCAGCTCTTACCGGTCACTTGCTTTTCTCAACTCTACATACAAATAGAGCCCCAGCAGCTATTACAAGACTTATTGATATGGGAGTTGAGAAGTTCTTGATTTCTTCATCATTACTTGCAGTACTTGCTCAAAGGCTAGTTAGAAAACTTTGTGATGATTGTAAACAAGAAGACAATTCAGAGGGTTCTCATAAAGTATTTGGACTTGATAGTAGTACTAATATTTATAAAGCAAATGGTTGTAAATCTTGTAATTTTACAGGATATAGTGGAAGAATTGCTATTGGTGAATTATTTGTTATAGATGAGGATATAAAAGAGTATTTAAAAGGTGAAGTTGATGACTCAACTTTAATGAAAAAAGCTTTAGCAAATGGTATGATATCTTTAGATAAACAACTAAAACTTATGCTTGAAGCAGGGGATACATCTGTGGATGAAGCTATTAGAATAGGTATTAAGTAG
- a CDS encoding YigZ family protein, translating to MKFVKEEFENTYEEKKSKFIAHMMPYDKFDEVMKRLKEEHPKGRHFVYAYRYLNEYGQVVENSSDDGEPKGTSGKPCLAVLAGAGIINSAVIIVRYFGGIKLGTGGLVRAYGSSVNEVINKAEFFEYKELITKKLYCQYAELSKLEYLLNSMEIVIKDKEFTDSIVLSISLSKEEYNNLVTQLPRTIKYE from the coding sequence TTGAAGTTTGTAAAAGAAGAGTTTGAAAACACGTATGAAGAGAAAAAATCAAAGTTTATAGCACATATGATGCCTTATGATAAATTTGATGAAGTTATGAAAAGACTAAAAGAGGAACACCCAAAAGGAAGACACTTTGTTTATGCTTATAGATATTTAAATGAGTATGGACAAGTTGTTGAAAATAGTAGTGATGATGGAGAGCCTAAAGGAACATCTGGAAAACCTTGTCTAGCAGTTTTAGCAGGTGCAGGTATCATAAATAGTGCAGTTATTATTGTAAGGTATTTTGGTGGAATTAAACTAGGTACTGGTGGCTTAGTTAGAGCTTATGGCTCAAGTGTAAATGAAGTTATAAACAAAGCAGAATTTTTTGAATATAAAGAATTAATAACGAAAAAGCTTTATTGTCAATATGCTGAGTTGTCTAAATTAGAGTATCTTTTAAACTCTATGGAAATAGTTATTAAAGATAAAGAGTTTACTGATAGTATAGTGCTTAGTATATCTCTTAGTAAAGAAGAATATAACAATTTAGTTACACAGCTTCCAAGAACAATAAAATATGAATAA
- a CDS encoding prepilin-type N-terminal cleavage/methylation domain-containing protein yields MNTKKAFTLLEVVISITLFMIFIIFVYKTLDQTKHSNKIFEKQTKTIKDSNRLYNIFLEDIAESTQTLSISYDKDKNARLIFTSNNTYHNPYYTNITYLISSNDKLVRIESKDKFKFSNTSYEFYENAYVDVLLEDIEYFDIKKDKKQYVLAIKQKNKKRVLYSTYLLK; encoded by the coding sequence ATGAACACTAAAAAGGCATTTACTTTACTTGAAGTTGTTATTTCGATTACACTTTTTATGATTTTTATTATTTTTGTATATAAAACACTAGATCAAACAAAACACTCAAATAAAATATTTGAAAAACAAACAAAAACTATAAAAGACTCAAATAGACTTTATAATATCTTTTTAGAAGATATAGCAGAATCAACACAAACACTAAGTATTAGTTATGATAAAGATAAAAATGCAAGGCTTATTTTTACTTCGAATAATACTTATCATAATCCATATTATACTAATATAACTTATCTTATTTCATCAAATGACAAACTAGTTAGAATTGAGAGCAAAGATAAGTTCAAGTTTTCTAATACAAGTTATGAGTTCTATGAAAATGCCTATGTGGATGTTCTTCTAGAAGATATAGAGTATTTTGATATAAAAAAAGATAAAAAGCAGTATGTTTTAGCTATAAAACAAAAGAATAAAAAAAGAGTACTTTATAGTACATATTTATTAAAATAG
- a CDS encoding secretin N-terminal domain-containing protein, with product MRLIKVLLVGLFLTFTLNASEKININFKDLKIMDLVKITSKIIDKNILVTTQIKGNVDFISNKPLEKDELVKILIYVLESKGYTLVQNDEILRIVKLNEGAKKNVPVVNGAKQKTHYQMVTEVFTVYNANVDYVASKIRHLISKNAKLVTNKESNSLVLTDFVDNIKTVKKVVSIMTYGAKKDTKIVELKNIQAIEAKKNLDAIAKSKFDSKIETQKVDIIANKDDNSLILIGHKQNINYLAKYVKSVDENDSLVKRVVEVIPLKNVEAKNVIKIIDGVIGKKKYIDPNDKPLSSIDEESNAIVLMGPSTEIAYIKELLRELDKEKAQVYVQARIIELNDTLVDEVGVKYGILGGKSGSNGLGTFSSSLNGGEALAFKPDSIGLKIPDITSGLALGASISLLDQDGALDIVSEPSILAINNKESSIYVGETISVKTSSTVTDGGTTNENFKREDVGLTLKVKPRISNDNKVTLEINTILEDVKTTETTSGNADTTKKEVITSAIVKNGESVIIGGLIEDKEESTESKVPILGDVPLLGNLFKHNKTDYRKRSLVIVVTPYIIPKSKDLSYVRNQLAQLKLLEDKYLKESLIRLREKQIDKIQREKEYKEKLEELDKKYTSLKTGKTVQEQTDSKTAHEKRVAEILGN from the coding sequence ATGAGATTGATTAAAGTACTATTAGTAGGACTATTTCTTACTTTTACACTAAATGCAAGTGAGAAAATAAACATAAACTTTAAAGATTTAAAGATTATGGATTTAGTGAAGATTACATCTAAGATTATTGATAAGAATATCTTAGTTACTACTCAAATAAAAGGAAATGTTGATTTTATTTCAAATAAACCTTTAGAAAAAGATGAGTTGGTAAAAATACTTATATATGTACTTGAATCAAAAGGTTATACTCTTGTTCAAAATGATGAAATTTTAAGAATAGTAAAACTAAATGAAGGTGCAAAAAAGAATGTACCTGTTGTAAATGGTGCAAAGCAAAAAACTCATTATCAAATGGTTACAGAAGTATTTACAGTTTACAATGCAAATGTAGATTACGTAGCTTCAAAAATAAGACATCTTATTTCTAAAAATGCAAAACTTGTAACAAATAAAGAATCAAACTCTTTAGTTTTAACAGACTTTGTTGATAATATAAAAACTGTTAAAAAAGTAGTATCTATTATGACTTACGGAGCAAAAAAAGATACTAAGATAGTTGAACTTAAAAACATTCAAGCAATTGAAGCTAAAAAAAATCTTGATGCAATAGCAAAATCAAAATTTGATAGTAAAATAGAGACTCAAAAAGTAGATATTATTGCAAATAAAGATGATAACTCTTTAATTTTAATAGGACATAAACAAAATATAAACTACTTAGCTAAATATGTAAAAAGCGTAGATGAAAATGATTCATTAGTAAAAAGAGTAGTTGAAGTAATACCTTTAAAAAATGTAGAAGCAAAAAATGTAATCAAAATAATTGATGGGGTAATTGGAAAGAAAAAATACATAGACCCAAATGATAAACCACTTTCTTCAATAGATGAAGAATCAAATGCTATAGTTTTAATGGGACCATCAACTGAAATAGCTTATATAAAAGAGCTTTTAAGAGAGTTAGATAAGGAAAAAGCACAAGTATATGTTCAAGCTAGAATTATTGAGTTAAATGATACCTTAGTTGATGAAGTAGGTGTGAAATATGGAATTTTAGGTGGTAAATCTGGAAGTAATGGTCTTGGAACATTTTCTTCATCTTTAAATGGAGGGGAAGCTTTAGCTTTTAAACCAGATAGTATTGGTCTTAAAATACCTGATATTACTTCTGGTTTAGCTTTGGGTGCTTCTATTAGTCTGCTTGATCAAGACGGTGCTTTAGATATTGTTTCTGAACCATCTATCTTAGCTATTAATAATAAAGAAAGCTCTATTTATGTGGGTGAAACAATATCTGTTAAAACTTCTTCTACTGTTACAGATGGTGGAACTACAAATGAGAATTTCAAAAGAGAAGATGTAGGACTTACTTTAAAAGTAAAACCAAGAATCTCAAATGATAACAAAGTTACATTGGAAATTAATACTATTTTAGAAGATGTAAAAACAACAGAAACTACAAGTGGTAATGCAGATACAACAAAAAAAGAAGTAATCACAAGTGCAATTGTTAAAAATGGTGAATCTGTAATAATAGGTGGACTAATTGAAGATAAAGAAGAGTCAACGGAAAGTAAAGTTCCTATCTTAGGGGATGTTCCATTATTAGGAAACTTATTTAAACATAATAAAACTGACTATAGAAAAAGAAGCTTAGTTATTGTTGTAACTCCATATATTATTCCTAAATCAAAAGATTTATCTTATGTTAGAAATCAATTAGCACAATTAAAACTTTTAGAAGATAAGTATTTAAAAGAGTCATTAATTAGATTAAGAGAAAAACAAATCGATAAAATCCAAAGAGAAAAAGAGTATAAAGAAAAACTTGAAGAATTAGATAAAAAATACACTTCTTTAAAAACTGGGAAAACAGTTCAAGAACAAACAGATTCAAAAACTGCCCATGAAAAAAGAGTTGCAGAGATCTTAGGAAACTAG
- the gspG gene encoding type II secretion system major pseudopilin GspG, with translation MKKAFSLMELMVVIIILGLLAAFVLPNLTGKSDEAKDKIVCIQMKSIAQTLKMYKLDNSSYPQTQEGLGLLVEKKYFEDRKLPKDAWSNDFIYISNEGGFDLVSKGADKKESTEDDIYYSKCK, from the coding sequence GTGAAAAAAGCATTTTCTTTAATGGAATTAATGGTAGTAATTATTATCTTAGGATTACTGGCTGCTTTTGTATTACCAAACCTTACAGGTAAAAGTGATGAAGCAAAAGATAAAATAGTTTGTATTCAGATGAAAAGTATTGCACAAACTTTAAAGATGTATAAATTAGACAACTCTTCTTATCCTCAAACACAAGAGGGTTTAGGTTTATTAGTTGAAAAGAAATATTTTGAAGATAGAAAGCTTCCAAAAGATGCATGGAGTAATGACTTCATTTATATTTCAAATGAGGGTGGTTTTGATTTAGTATCAAAGGGTGCTGATAAAAAAGAAAGCACAGAAGATGATATTTACTACTCAAAGTGTAAGTAA
- a CDS encoding site-2 protease family protein — MNTNFNKLVKLLIPFIYISLFVYILMSVLGSFLPKSSVEYVKEPSSDIDYNKYDGFYNSTVSRPSIPKTQTKRENIKSLSSYNLKGIYSTSSNTGWAIIENKRDKKSYFVAQYEELDGYILTKLFKNHVIFEKQAKEYKLEISKAKENISYEISRKTNNINENVVVQNDSVTVKRDYLNSYVQNPDKVWQNIAIEELRNGSKIEGFKVGSVNQNSVFGKLGLKQGDIIKAINNKVLDSYADAFAVYNNISKTKYLNIEILRNNEIMELNYEID; from the coding sequence ATGAATACAAATTTTAATAAATTAGTTAAATTATTAATACCTTTTATTTATATATCATTGTTTGTATATATACTTATGAGTGTTTTAGGAAGTTTTTTACCTAAAAGTTCTGTAGAGTATGTAAAAGAGCCTAGTTCTGATATTGACTATAATAAATATGATGGTTTTTATAATAGTACAGTATCAAGACCTTCTATTCCTAAAACACAAACAAAAAGAGAAAATATTAAAAGTTTGTCTTCTTATAATTTAAAAGGTATTTACTCTACAAGTTCAAATACTGGTTGGGCTATTATAGAAAATAAGAGAGACAAGAAAAGCTACTTTGTAGCTCAGTATGAAGAACTAGATGGATATATTCTTACAAAACTTTTTAAAAATCATGTGATTTTTGAGAAACAAGCAAAAGAGTATAAACTTGAAATATCAAAAGCTAAAGAAAATATATCTTATGAAATATCAAGAAAAACAAATAATATAAATGAAAATGTAGTAGTTCAAAATGACAGTGTTACTGTAAAAAGAGACTATTTAAACTCTTATGTACAAAACCCTGATAAAGTTTGGCAAAATATAGCAATAGAAGAGTTAAGAAATGGTTCTAAAATAGAAGGGTTCAAAGTGGGAAGTGTAAATCAAAATTCTGTTTTTGGGAAACTAGGCCTAAAACAAGGTGATATTATAAAAGCAATAAACAATAAGGTTTTAGACTCTTATGCTGATGCTTTTGCAGTATATAACAATATAAGCAAAACAAAATACCTAAACATAGAAATATTAAGAAACAATGAGATAATGGAGTTAAACTATGAGATTGATTAA
- a CDS encoding HNH endonuclease yields the protein MILDIKFIVLSSLLIAAIIPLYIYREKVFAFAYRKGDIEPFLDLVKNHMKKEHPLVPINYAIVEKTADEKDIRVRETIIVEDIVSQYFNYEYEKQTQGSVSKDKLWTGYDEKSVHNVKMPSDWVQRKELAWARDNQKCNRCAKTVSLKNSISIFVKDIEDGAGYNIENIITLCEDCNRVLNSKNPRNTMANLELMDRLMKYVES from the coding sequence ATGATTTTAGATATAAAGTTTATCGTTCTATCGTCACTTTTAATAGCAGCAATAATTCCTCTTTATATCTATAGAGAAAAGGTTTTTGCCTTTGCATATAGAAAAGGTGATATTGAACCTTTTTTGGACCTTGTAAAAAACCATATGAAAAAAGAACACCCTTTAGTTCCTATAAACTATGCTATTGTAGAAAAAACTGCTGATGAAAAAGATATAAGAGTAAGGGAAACTATCATAGTTGAAGATATTGTATCTCAATATTTTAATTATGAATATGAGAAGCAAACTCAAGGAAGTGTTAGTAAAGACAAACTATGGACAGGATATGATGAAAAATCTGTTCATAATGTAAAAATGCCATCTGATTGGGTACAAAGAAAAGAACTAGCTTGGGCAAGAGATAATCAAAAATGTAATAGATGTGCTAAAACTGTTTCACTAAAAAACTCAATTAGTATCTTTGTAAAAGATATAGAAGATGGCGCTGGATATAATATAGAGAATATCATTACTCTTTGTGAAGATTGTAATAGAGTATTAAACTCAAAAAATCCAAGAAATACTATGGCAAATCTTGAACTTATGGATAGACTTATGAAATATGTAGAATCATAA
- the murA gene encoding UDP-N-acetylglucosamine 1-carboxyvinyltransferase, whose amino-acid sequence MEYLKIIGNKEISGEVEISGAKNAALPLIAATILAKNEIKIGNMPNVVDINTFLKLIDMLGGSFEKQDGIVKINTYEIDKTTATYDIVKTMRASILVLGPLLARFGHCEVSLPGGCAIGQRPVDLHLKALEQMGAKIDIKHGYIQATAPEGLKGSKIVFDKVTVGGTENILMAAALAQGTTTIINAAKEPEIEQLCEVLMNAGVKIEGLGTSKLTVEGSNKELLEFKDFDIIPDRIEAGTYMCAAAITNRKLKIKKVIPLHLEAVISKLEEMNFEVISDENSVTILPTDEIKPVNIITSEYPGFPTDMQAQFMALATQANGTSTIDERLFENRFMHVSELLRLGADIHLNGNIATINGQSHTLNGTDVMATDLRASSALVLAALVAKGETNIHRIYHLDRGYENLEGKLTSIGSDVKRFTE is encoded by the coding sequence ATGGAATACTTAAAAATAATAGGAAATAAAGAGATTTCAGGAGAAGTTGAAATCTCAGGAGCTAAAAATGCAGCCCTTCCTTTAATAGCAGCAACGATACTTGCTAAAAATGAAATCAAAATTGGAAATATGCCAAACGTAGTTGATATTAACACATTTTTAAAATTAATTGATATGCTTGGTGGAAGTTTTGAAAAACAAGATGGTATTGTAAAAATAAACACATATGAAATAGATAAAACTACTGCAACATATGATATTGTGAAGACTATGAGAGCTTCTATTTTAGTTTTAGGACCTCTTTTGGCTAGGTTTGGTCACTGTGAAGTTTCACTTCCAGGTGGATGTGCTATTGGTCAAAGACCTGTTGATTTACATTTAAAAGCTTTAGAGCAAATGGGTGCTAAAATTGATATTAAACATGGATATATTCAAGCAACTGCACCAGAAGGACTAAAAGGTTCTAAAATTGTATTTGATAAAGTTACAGTTGGTGGAACAGAAAATATCTTAATGGCAGCAGCATTAGCTCAAGGAACAACAACTATTATAAATGCAGCAAAAGAGCCTGAAATAGAACAACTTTGTGAAGTTTTAATGAATGCTGGTGTTAAAATAGAAGGACTAGGTACTTCAAAACTTACAGTTGAGGGTTCTAATAAAGAATTATTAGAATTTAAAGATTTTGATATTATTCCAGATAGAATTGAAGCTGGTACATATATGTGTGCTGCTGCAATTACAAATAGAAAACTTAAGATAAAGAAAGTAATTCCATTACATTTAGAAGCTGTGATTTCAAAACTTGAAGAAATGAATTTTGAAGTAATAAGTGATGAAAACAGTGTAACTATTCTTCCTACAGATGAGATAAAACCTGTGAATATTATAACAAGTGAATATCCAGGTTTCCCAACAGATATGCAAGCACAATTTATGGCTTTAGCAACTCAAGCAAATGGAACTTCCACAATTGATGAAAGACTTTTTGAAAATAGATTTATGCATGTAAGTGAGCTTTTAAGATTGGGAGCTGATATTCACTTAAATGGAAATATTGCAACTATAAATGGTCAATCTCATACTTTAAATGGTACTGATGTAATGGCAACTGATCTGAGAGCATCATCTGCTTTAGTTTTAGCTGCACTTGTAGCAAAAGGCGAAACTAATATTCATAGAATTTACCATTTAGATAGAGGATATGAAAACCTTGAGGGAAAACTAACTTCAATTGGTTCTGATGTAAAAAGGTTTACAGAATAG
- a CDS encoding type IV pilus modification PilV family protein, giving the protein MTKKSFSLMEVIVAVMVLSVVMVALLQVKSDNIYLVNKSNETKEFKEYLSLAFSLDELNNRNENLFLSRKFDFEDDKLRRELKAIKVKVKDEQIDTRVVKNDSYDFSIVTYETSYSIDKKVQKNIYSFKIEL; this is encoded by the coding sequence GTGACGAAAAAATCTTTTTCACTTATGGAAGTAATAGTTGCCGTTATGGTACTAAGTGTAGTCATGGTAGCACTTCTTCAAGTAAAAAGTGATAATATTTATTTAGTGAATAAATCAAATGAAACTAAAGAATTCAAAGAGTATTTATCACTAGCTTTTAGTCTTGATGAGCTTAATAATAGAAATGAAAACCTTTTTTTAAGTAGAAAATTTGATTTTGAAGATGATAAATTAAGAAGAGAGCTAAAAGCAATAAAAGTAAAAGTTAAAGATGAGCAAATAGACACAAGAGTTGTTAAAAATGACTCTTATGATTTTAGTATTGTGACATATGAGACTTCATATAGTATAGATAAGAAAGTTCAAAAAAATATTTATAGTTTTAAAATAGAGTTATGA
- a CDS encoding type II secretion system F family protein — protein sequence MLFKYQGFDSNGKKVKAKLEASNLKEAKAKLKARAILYTSIEEENFNLSKVSFKRKKTLDLSTLSYLSRDLSIYLNSGISLISAIELLKQRYKNNKTLSSFFESIGTYLDEGKNFYVALDSQSVVKLPEFYKQSIKISENGGLLESVLLELATFLKEQDRVKKQASQALAYPLFILFISLFMVGFMLSFIVPKITDIFTQIDQELPQSTKIVIALGDFFSNNYAYILVFIFSFVFMFVFLMKKSKAFKYVFDKLVLKLPFFSTMVEQAELSRFSYMNSILIKSGVPIVQAINLSANILKNSVIKKVFVDASSSVVEGKKLSSLLHSNKTYKIDEAFIHSIAIGEDTSRLSEILNNLASLYNEANKDKTNLFLSLLEPIFMLFVGVTIGFIVISMLLPIFSMNLG from the coding sequence ATGCTTTTTAAATATCAAGGTTTTGATTCAAATGGTAAAAAAGTAAAAGCTAAACTTGAAGCTTCAAACTTGAAAGAAGCAAAAGCTAAACTAAAAGCAAGAGCTATTTTATATACTTCTATTGAAGAAGAAAATTTTAATCTCTCAAAAGTCTCTTTTAAAAGAAAAAAAACTTTAGATTTATCAACTTTATCTTATCTTAGTAGGGATTTAAGTATTTACTTAAACTCTGGTATATCTTTGATCTCGGCAATAGAACTTTTAAAACAAAGATACAAAAACAATAAAACTTTAAGTTCATTTTTTGAGTCAATTGGAACATATCTTGATGAAGGGAAAAACTTTTATGTGGCACTTGATTCTCAAAGTGTAGTAAAACTTCCAGAGTTTTATAAACAATCAATAAAAATTAGTGAAAATGGTGGGCTTTTAGAATCAGTTCTTTTAGAATTGGCAACTTTTCTAAAAGAACAAGATAGAGTTAAAAAACAAGCAAGTCAAGCTTTAGCTTATCCTTTATTTATACTATTTATTTCACTTTTTATGGTTGGTTTTATGCTTAGTTTCATAGTACCAAAGATTACTGATATTTTTACACAAATAGATCAAGAACTTCCTCAAAGTACAAAAATAGTTATTGCTTTGGGGGATTTTTTCTCTAATAATTATGCTTATATTTTAGTTTTTATTTTCTCTTTTGTTTTTATGTTTGTTTTTTTGATGAAAAAATCAAAAGCCTTTAAATATGTTTTTGATAAATTAGTTTTAAAATTGCCATTTTTTTCAACTATGGTAGAGCAAGCAGAACTTTCTAGGTTTTCATATATGAACTCTATTTTAATAAAATCAGGTGTTCCTATAGTTCAAGCTATAAACTTAAGTGCAAATATTTTAAAAAATAGTGTAATAAAAAAAGTTTTTGTTGATGCTTCTTCAAGTGTTGTTGAAGGTAAGAAGTTATCAAGTTTACTTCACTCAAATAAGACTTATAAAATTGATGAAGCTTTTATTCATTCTATTGCAATAGGTGAAGATACAAGTAGATTATCTGAGATATTAAACAATCTAGCTAGTTTATACAATGAAGCAAATAAAGATAAAACAAATCTTTTCTTGTCTTTATTAGAACCTATATTTATGCTTTTTGTTGGTGTGACTATTGGATTTATTGTAATTTCTATGCTTCTTCCAATCTTTTCTATGAATTTAGGTTAG
- a CDS encoding prepilin-type N-terminal cleavage/methylation domain-containing protein has protein sequence MSDIRVKKAFTLIELIIVIVIVSATYFLVFSTNSFNTQTNNKKISLENLKNSLLNTYEFSQKLEFLCIDDSFDCYAKVDGLVSEEKIVSAFFSQKPEIYEYEAIQTLKEFDEIRINDVDYDVVFKFSINNDFKTNEFILDTQEDKVYIFNSIYDKPSIYDSLSDAFEIFNKNIVEVKDAF, from the coding sequence ATGAGTGATATTAGAGTAAAAAAAGCTTTTACTCTAATAGAGCTTATTATAGTAATAGTAATAGTTTCTGCTACATATTTCTTAGTTTTTTCAACTAATAGTTTTAATACTCAAACAAACAATAAAAAGATTAGTTTAGAAAACTTAAAAAATTCATTACTTAATACATATGAATTTTCACAAAAACTAGAGTTCCTTTGTATTGATGATAGTTTTGATTGTTATGCAAAAGTCGATGGTTTAGTAAGTGAAGAAAAAATTGTTTCAGCTTTTTTCTCTCAGAAACCTGAAATTTATGAATATGAAGCAATACAAACTCTAAAAGAGTTTGATGAAATAAGAATAAATGATGTGGACTATGATGTGGTTTTCAAATTTAGTATCAATAATGACTTTAAAACAAATGAGTTTATTTTAGATACCCAAGAAGATAAAGTATATATTTTTAATTCTATTTATGATAAACCAAGTATTTATGACTCTTTAAGTGATGCTTTTGAAATTTTTAATAAAAATATAGTTGAGGTAAAAGATGCTTTTTAA
- a CDS encoding SH3 domain-containing protein has product MKKIILSLFVCSSLFAQEVQEESRVVKTSELELLLFKVGFQSLLTDVDITKDKSIQNEENIKDLKDKVKIIMDEVYKDKRLLVEKDSNLTVDKSIKTKEISELREEIELLKSEIRSLKTRKIIKEKSTNLVINKAIINTNNSNVREKPNYNSKIMYNLNKDVLVELKSCNKYDWCEIKVNNKSGFIAKFLLNL; this is encoded by the coding sequence TTGAAGAAGATTATTTTAAGTTTATTTGTTTGTTCATCTCTTTTTGCTCAAGAAGTCCAAGAAGAAAGTAGAGTAGTTAAAACATCAGAATTAGAATTGCTTTTGTTTAAAGTTGGATTTCAATCTTTATTAACTGATGTAGATATAACAAAAGATAAGTCAATACAAAATGAAGAAAATATCAAAGACTTAAAAGATAAAGTAAAAATTATCATGGATGAGGTTTACAAAGATAAGAGACTATTAGTTGAAAAAGATAGTAATTTAACTGTTGATAAGTCAATAAAAACAAAAGAAATTAGTGAACTTAGAGAAGAAATAGAACTTTTAAAGAGTGAGATTAGAAGTCTAAAAACTAGAAAAATAATAAAAGAAAAAAGTACTAATCTAGTGATAAATAAGGCAATAATAAATACTAATAACTCAAATGTAAGAGAGAAACCAAACTATAATTCAAAGATTATGTATAATTTAAATAAAGATGTTTTAGTTGAGTTAAAAAGTTGTAATAAGTATGATTGGTGTGAGATTAAAGTAAATAATAAAAGTGGATTTATTGCAAAATTTTTATTAAACTTATGA